Proteins encoded together in one Triticum dicoccoides isolate Atlit2015 ecotype Zavitan chromosome 7B, WEW_v2.0, whole genome shotgun sequence window:
- the LOC119336191 gene encoding sinapine esterase-like, translated as MMAPLGSRLLLVALALLPFFSAAAEPRYTAVFSFGDSLADTGNEFALTGGATGNTPPYGETFFGAPTGRASDGRLVLDFVVEALGLPHPRPYFAGETMADFQQGVNFAYGRSTALGPEFFESKGFTLFMPVSLANQTEWFRNVLQLAGAVEEQRKLMATSLVMMGEMGIHDYLIFITGKLAEAEIRTFVPHIVGAIRSVITEVIDAGAKTVVVRGMIPLGCQPLLLALFEGTGADYSRPTGCLTRLNDLTRMHNHALMRMVLDLRRAYRGTGTAILYADQFDPVTALVSTPGKYGFGDKPLAACCGGSGTYNFDPTFATLCGMPGANKCADPSKYVSWDGIHLTDAANRHVAGNVLRSTVLRQTPYMAHLSSS; from the exons ATGATGGCGCCACTAGGTTCACGCCTCTTGCTCGTGGCGCTGGCGCTTCTCCCtttcttctccgccgccgccgagccgcgtTACACCGCCGTGTTCAGCTTTGGCGACTCGCTTGCCGACACCGGGAACGAGTTTGCGCTTACAGGCGGGGCCACCGGCAACACTCCCCCGTACGGCGAGACCTTCTTCGGCGCCCCCACCGGCCGTGCCTCCGACGGTCGCCTCGTCCTCGACTTCGTAG TTGAGGCGCTGGGGTTGCCGCACCCGAGGCCGTATTTCGCCGGCGAGACCATGGCGGATTTCCAGCAGGGCGTGAACTTTGCTTACGGCAGATCGACGGCGCTTGGGCCGGAGTTCTTCGAGAGCAAAGGGTTTACGCTGTTCATGCCCGTCTCGCTCGCAAACCAGACGGAGTGGTTCAGGAATGTTCTACAGCTAGCCGGCGCAGTAGAAG AGCAGAGGAAGCTGATGGCGACGTCGCTGGTGATGATGGGAGAGATGGGAATCCACGACTACCTCATCTTCATCACCGGAAAGCTCGCCGAGGCCGAGATCCGGACCTTCGTGCCCCACATCGTCGGCGCCATCCGTTCAGTCATCACT GAGGTGATCGATGCCGGAGCGAAAACGGTGGTGGTCCGGGGGATGATACCGCTGGGCTGCCAGCCGCTGTTGCTGGCCCTCTTTGAGGGCACCGGCGCCGACTACAGCCGGCCAACCGGCTGCCTGACGCGGCTCAACGACCTCACCCGGATGCACAACCACGCGCTGATGCGCATGGTCCTGGACCTCCGGCGCGCCTACCGCGGCACCGGCACGGCCATCCTCTACGCGGACCAGTTCGACCCCGTCACCGCCCTCGTCTCCACGCCCGGCAAGTACGGGTtcggggacaagcccctggcggcgTGCTGCGGAGGGAGCGGCACCTACAACTTCGACCCCACCTTCGCCACCCTCTGCGGCATGCCCGGGGCGAACAAGTGCGCCGACCCGTCCAAGTACGTCTCGTGGGACGGGATACACTTGACCGACGCCGCCAACCGGCATGTCGCCGGAAATGTGCTCAGGTCCACCGTATTGCGGCAAACGCCATATATGGCACACCTCTCCTCCAGCTAG